The Chitinivibrio alkaliphilus ACht1 DNA segment GAGTAAACATGCCCGTTGATAAATTAGAGGTTCTACGGTTATTGCAGGACATCTCCATTTTTGGGGCTGTCCCTCCTGCTGCTCTTGATAAGATACTCTATTATTCGGAAGAAATTTCTTTACAAAAGGGAGAGATCCTTTTTTGTGAGGGTGATCCTTCCCATGCTATATATATCATACTCCGGGGGCGGGTGAAATTAGTGAAAAACTATGCTCACACCCCCTTGGAAATGGTTGAGCTTTCACCAGGTGATTCCATGGGAGAAGCTTCATTCATTGGGATACAAGCGCATGGAACTACGGCTGTTATCACGGAAAAAGCAACTCTTCTTGTGCTAACACGACAGGTATTATCTTCATTGTATGAGAACGATATCGAGCTGTTTACACTGCTTCTTCTAAATATGTCCCGAGAGCTGGCGCGACGGTTGCATCGTTGCAGTGAATATCTTCGAGATTTAGAAACCCGTGATTAACTCAACTCCCCAGTGGTTATCATGTAACGCAGCATGGATACTGATGTTAGATTGGTAGAAAGACAGCCCACCGCTGATTGAATGTTCAGGACGAAGATGGGGGATGTCATGGATGGGATCAGTGGTAACGGTTTCATTTTTCCAGGCATAGCCAAAGACGAGGCCAAGGCGTGAGTCCCGCACAAGCTCTGCTCCCGTAAAAAATTCAATCCGATTTCTCATCTTGCTTCTCTCACGAAGATCTCTATTGAGTGGGCCCCAGAAGCGAACATCCATGGGAATGATGAGGCGTGATTCCGTATGAGGTATTGCAATATTGTTTGCCCCAGAAATGAGCAGTGAGCGAAGTTGTGAGCCTGTCCATTTTCCCACGGAGTGGCGTTTCTTAGAAGCACTGCTTCGCTGTACCGTATTTTCAAGCCAACGATAGCCCACAATGTTTTC contains these protein-coding regions:
- a CDS encoding Crp/Fnr family transcriptional regulator, which gives rise to MPVDKLEVLRLLQDISIFGAVPPAALDKILYYSEEISLQKGEILFCEGDPSHAIYIILRGRVKLVKNYAHTPLEMVELSPGDSMGEASFIGIQAHGTTAVITEKATLLVLTRQVLSSLYENDIELFTLLLLNMSRELARRLHRCSEYLRDLETRD